Proteins encoded by one window of Channa argus isolate prfri chromosome 13, Channa argus male v1.0, whole genome shotgun sequence:
- the LOC137140042 gene encoding phospholipase A and acyltransferase 4-like, whose amino-acid sequence MNYQQQVYQIVSTAKFGDLIEFCYPIGYSHWGVYAEDGYVIHFAVADEGQLMSHIRNSLQVMFPVCGDLLLGETMIRRVPLGEVTVPKGARVSINNTCHTFTPSTPEEIMLRCNALLGQVFQYHLFNFNCEHFATFVRYGKAVCNQIPARRKNTECVEATAIFKDFVICKEPTHYE is encoded by the exons ATGAATTATCAGCAGCAG GTTTATCAAATTGTTTCCACTGCCAAATTTGGAGACTTGATAGAATTTTGCTACCCCATCGGCTATTCTCACTGGGGAGTGTATGCCGAAGATGGATATGTAATACATTTTGCTGTTGCAG ATGAAGGGCAACTGATGAGTCACATTCGCAATTCCCTGCAAGTAATGTTTCCAGTATGTGGAGACCTGCTTCTTGGTGAAACCATGATCCGCAGAGTGCCTCTTGGTGAGGTTACTGTGCCGAAAGGAGCCCGTGTCTCCATCAATAACACTTGCCATACTTTTACACCATCCACACCTGAGGAAATTATGCTACGCTGCAATGCACTTCTTGGTCAGGTCTTCCAATATCATCTTTTCAATTTCAACTGTGAGCACTTTGCTACTTTTGTACGCTATGGAAAAGCTGTGTGCAACCAG attcctGCAAGACGCAAGAATACAGAGTGTGTGGAGGCAACGGCTATCTTCAAAGACTTTGTCATCTGCAAAGAACCTACTCATTATGAGTGA